One region of Mucilaginibacter gotjawali genomic DNA includes:
- the argH gene encoding argininosuccinate lyase translates to MAKIWQKSVTVNELVENFTVGRDREFDLQMAAFDVLGSLAHTQMLESIGLMSGDDLQLVQKELKNIYKDIEAGEFTIQPEVEDVHSQVEMLLTQRIGDAGKKIHSGRSRNDQVLVDLKLFFRHELQQVVEETETLFRQLIELSEKYKDVLLPGYTHLQVAMPSSFGLWFGAYAESLADDLEMVLAAWKITNKNPLGSAAGYGSSFPLNRTLTTKLLGFESLNYNVVYAQMGRGKTERVIAQALSSIAATLAKMAMDQALYLSQNFAFVSYPDTLTTGSSIMPHKKNPDVWEIMRGKCNRLQALPNDVAMMTTNLPSGYHRELQLLKELLFPAFTDLKNCLHMATFMLQNISVNKDILNDPKYAYLFSVEEVNRMVLSGTPFRDAYKQVGYAIEKGEFNPDKQVNHTHEGSIGNLGNDQITAGMDSVLKNFDFAKVEAAIQNLVQR, encoded by the coding sequence ATGGCTAAAATCTGGCAAAAGTCCGTCACCGTTAATGAACTTGTAGAAAATTTCACTGTTGGTCGAGACCGCGAGTTTGACCTGCAAATGGCGGCTTTTGATGTGCTGGGCTCATTGGCGCATACCCAAATGCTGGAAAGTATTGGTCTGATGAGTGGTGACGACCTGCAATTGGTTCAAAAGGAATTAAAAAACATTTATAAGGATATAGAGGCGGGTGAATTTACGATTCAGCCCGAGGTAGAGGATGTACATTCGCAGGTTGAAATGCTGCTTACCCAACGCATCGGCGATGCCGGCAAAAAGATCCATAGCGGCCGTTCACGTAACGACCAGGTGCTGGTCGACCTGAAACTATTCTTCCGGCACGAATTACAACAGGTAGTTGAAGAAACCGAAACTCTGTTCCGCCAGCTCATCGAACTAAGTGAAAAATATAAAGATGTTTTGCTGCCTGGCTATACCCATTTGCAGGTGGCGATGCCATCTTCGTTCGGCCTTTGGTTCGGCGCTTATGCCGAAAGCCTGGCCGATGACCTGGAAATGGTTTTAGCTGCCTGGAAGATCACCAATAAAAATCCATTAGGCTCGGCTGCGGGTTATGGTTCATCTTTTCCGCTTAACCGCACTTTAACCACTAAATTATTAGGTTTTGAAAGCCTGAACTATAACGTTGTTTACGCCCAGATGGGCCGGGGAAAAACAGAGCGGGTAATTGCCCAGGCATTATCATCCATAGCAGCCACATTGGCTAAAATGGCAATGGATCAGGCGCTGTATTTAAGCCAGAACTTTGCCTTTGTAAGTTACCCGGATACCTTAACAACCGGCAGCAGTATTATGCCGCATAAAAAGAACCCGGACGTTTGGGAAATTATGCGCGGCAAATGCAACCGCCTGCAGGCACTGCCCAATGATGTGGCCATGATGACCACCAACCTGCCATCGGGTTATCATCGTGAACTGCAACTATTAAAAGAACTGCTGTTCCCGGCGTTTACCGATCTGAAGAATTGCCTGCACATGGCCACTTTTATGTTGCAAAACATCAGCGTAAATAAAGATATATTGAACGACCCCAAATACGCCTACCTCTTCAGCGTGGAGGAAGTAAACCGGATGGTATTAAGCGGCACCCCATTCCGTGATGCCTATAAACAGGTTGGCTATGCTATTGAAAAAGGAGAATTTAATCCGGATAAACAAGTAAACCATACCCACGAGGGCAGTATTGGCAATTTAGGCAATGATCAAATTACTGCCGGAATGGACAGTGTTTTGAAAAATTTTGATTTTGCGAAGGTAGAAGCAGCAATTCAAAACTTAGTACAGCGTTAA